From Bacteroidota bacterium, one genomic window encodes:
- a CDS encoding peptide chain release factor 3, translated as MELEKEIAKRRTFAIISHPDAGKTTLTEKFLLFGGAIVTAGAVKSNKIRKTATSDFMEIEKQRGISVATSVMGFDYMGHRVNILDTPGHKDFAEDTYRTLTAVDSVILVVDCIKGVEEQTEKLMNVCRMRNTPVIIFINKMDREGKDPFDLLDELQEKLQIHVRPLTWPVSQGESFKGVYSLYNNQMNLFEPSKTKISENIAKINNLQDEKIADLIGEKFTEKLREDVHLIEGVFEPFNRELYRDGLLAPVFFGSAINNFGIREMLETFLEIAPPPSSREAVEREVQATENKFSGFVFKIHANLDPNHRDRIAFLRICSGKFERNKFYFHTRTEKKIRFNNPTTFMANEKSLIDEAFPGDVVGLYDNGIFKIGDTLSEGEMLHYTGIPSFSPEIFKEVENRDPFKTKQLEKGIQQLTEEGVAQLFTQQPGNRKIIGTVGELQFDVIKFRLEHEYGAKSDFRTLNFNKAYWITADTNAQLDQFISLRANAIAYDKENRPVYFSENDWMMKLIKQSAAGIHFHTTSEFNQWEKTEV; from the coding sequence ATGGAGCTGGAAAAAGAAATCGCCAAACGCAGAACATTTGCAATTATTAGTCACCCGGATGCCGGTAAAACAACGCTGACCGAGAAATTCCTCCTTTTTGGTGGCGCGATTGTTACTGCCGGGGCTGTAAAAAGCAATAAAATCCGCAAGACAGCTACTTCCGACTTCATGGAAATTGAAAAGCAAAGGGGAATCTCCGTTGCTACTTCCGTAATGGGTTTTGATTATATGGGACATCGTGTCAATATCCTCGATACTCCCGGTCACAAAGATTTCGCGGAAGATACCTATCGTACACTCACTGCAGTTGACTCCGTTATCCTCGTTGTGGATTGCATCAAAGGTGTCGAGGAACAAACGGAAAAACTAATGAACGTCTGCCGGATGAGAAATACACCGGTGATCATTTTCATCAATAAAATGGATCGTGAAGGAAAAGATCCTTTTGATCTGCTCGATGAATTGCAGGAAAAATTGCAGATCCACGTGCGTCCGCTCACATGGCCGGTGAGCCAGGGAGAATCCTTCAAGGGCGTGTACAGTTTGTACAACAACCAGATGAATCTCTTTGAACCAAGCAAGACAAAGATTTCAGAGAACATTGCCAAGATCAATAATCTTCAGGATGAAAAAATCGCGGATCTCATCGGAGAAAAATTCACCGAAAAACTCCGCGAAGATGTTCACCTGATCGAAGGAGTTTTTGAACCTTTCAATCGCGAATTGTACCGCGATGGATTACTTGCTCCTGTTTTCTTTGGGAGTGCCATCAACAATTTCGGAATCCGGGAAATGCTGGAAACATTCCTGGAGATCGCTCCCCCACCCTCTTCACGTGAAGCAGTAGAACGTGAAGTACAGGCTACGGAAAATAAATTCTCGGGATTCGTTTTTAAAATTCACGCCAACCTCGATCCAAATCACCGCGACAGGATCGCTTTTCTCAGAATCTGTTCAGGAAAATTTGAACGCAATAAATTTTACTTCCATACCCGCACCGAAAAGAAAATTCGCTTCAACAACCCGACAACATTCATGGCCAATGAAAAAAGTCTGATCGATGAAGCGTTCCCCGGCGATGTTGTGGGTTTATACGACAATGGAATTTTTAAAATCGGCGATACTCTTTCTGAAGGAGAAATGCTTCATTATACAGGTATCCCCAGCTTCTCTCCTGAAATTTTCAAGGAAGTTGAAAACAGAGACCCTTTCAAAACAAAGCAGCTTGAAAAAGGTATTCAGCAATTAACCGAAGAAGGTGTTGCTCAGCTTTTCACGCAACAACCCGGTAACCGGAAAATCATCGGTACTGTCGGCGAACTTCAGTTTGATGTAATCAAGTTCCGTCTCGAACACGAATACGGCGCGAAGAGCGATTTCCGTACACTGAATTTCAACAAAGCATACTGGATCACTGCTGATACCAATGCCCAACTGGATCAATTCATCAGCTTACGTGCAAATGCAATTGCTTACGATAAAGAAAATCGTCCTGTTTATTTTTCAGAAAATGACTGGATGATGAAACTCATCAAGCAAAGCGCGGCAGGAATTCATTTCCACACTACTTCGGAATTTAATCAGTGGGAGAAAACAGAAGTGTAA
- a CDS encoding peptidase domain-containing ABC transporter: protein MKLNKSFPFIQQTGMMECGTTCLAMIFKHYGYYNIQTLLTKLGEVTTEGTSLYNMAELAEQFGFKADGYELHAYEHLAEVQMPCIAHYNGVHFIVIYKWSKTHVWIADPAYGKDKLTKKEFLNRWNGIILVVEPTPEIFKNKDLTEAVEEFMKEKKSLWKKFYAPVITSLKPVIIEVLLATFFLQFLGLAIPFFTQLIVDDVLVNQNKQLLVAILVGMSGIFLTQILLIYVRNVLLIQLQINFELDFFSRFFRHFISLRQKYYDNNKREDFMARFQENITIRQLVNPAVIESIVDILFILLYLPVLLFYNLKLGLLALCFVVIFFIFTLYYAPVMRLLVYKVFYKNLETLGEFLDSLLGIKTVKLLSLENFKFWQWKNKYKKALNVVMASESKNAMLHSLQRSLFYLSQISIFWLGAYMTFNNEITIGQYLAFTAIFVVVMNSLNSLGLIWYNITELWVSLGRLNEVLMQETENTNMLELVNNFTTDKITLKNLHFKYSGSQDDYTIKNINLEVNKGESIGIVGRNGSGKTTLVKLLVNLYPDYEGEILVDQHELRRINPTALRSKVFLFPQDIYIFSGTIKENIQFGNLDADLDAIIQAAKLANLHDYVKSLYLGYNHKVGDTGGNLSGGQKLKIGFARLFLSNPDVIILDEASSMLDIESETIIMNNIRTHFKGKTIISIAHRLNTLKNADRVWVLEQGEIVEDGHHDELIKLEGLYYKFMKTYVDY from the coding sequence GTGAAGTTAAACAAGTCTTTTCCCTTTATACAACAAACCGGAATGATGGAATGTGGCACGACTTGTCTTGCCATGATTTTCAAGCATTACGGGTATTACAACATTCAGACTTTGCTGACCAAACTCGGTGAAGTCACCACCGAAGGAACCAGTTTGTACAATATGGCCGAACTGGCCGAGCAATTTGGTTTTAAGGCGGATGGTTATGAGTTGCACGCTTACGAACACCTTGCAGAGGTTCAGATGCCCTGCATCGCGCATTATAACGGGGTTCATTTTATTGTTATTTACAAATGGTCCAAAACCCATGTATGGATCGCTGATCCGGCCTATGGAAAGGATAAGCTGACCAAGAAGGAATTCCTCAACCGTTGGAATGGAATCATCCTTGTTGTTGAGCCTACGCCTGAGATTTTTAAGAATAAGGATCTGACCGAAGCGGTAGAAGAATTTATGAAAGAGAAGAAATCTCTCTGGAAGAAATTCTATGCTCCGGTAATCACATCCTTGAAACCTGTTATCATCGAGGTGCTGCTGGCCACATTCTTTTTGCAATTTCTGGGTCTGGCTATTCCGTTCTTCACCCAGCTCATCGTTGATGATGTACTCGTGAACCAGAACAAGCAATTGCTGGTGGCGATCCTTGTCGGGATGTCGGGAATTTTCCTTACGCAGATTCTGTTGATATATGTCCGAAATGTTTTGCTCATACAACTGCAGATTAATTTTGAGCTGGATTTCTTCAGTCGGTTTTTCAGACACTTCATATCGCTCCGGCAGAAGTATTATGACAACAACAAGCGTGAAGATTTTATGGCACGTTTCCAGGAGAATATCACCATCCGTCAGTTGGTCAATCCTGCGGTGATAGAGAGTATCGTGGATATCTTGTTTATCCTGCTTTACCTGCCTGTGTTGTTGTTTTACAATCTGAAGCTTGGATTACTGGCACTGTGTTTTGTGGTGATCTTCTTCATCTTCACTTTATACTATGCGCCGGTGATGCGTCTGCTCGTGTATAAAGTATTTTATAAAAATCTTGAAACACTCGGGGAGTTCCTGGACTCTCTTCTCGGTATCAAAACTGTAAAACTGTTGTCTCTCGAGAATTTTAAATTCTGGCAATGGAAGAACAAGTATAAAAAGGCATTGAATGTGGTCATGGCTTCTGAATCAAAGAACGCGATGCTGCATTCTTTACAGCGCAGTCTGTTTTACCTGAGCCAGATTTCTATTTTCTGGCTGGGTGCCTACATGACCTTCAACAATGAAATCACCATCGGTCAATATCTTGCCTTTACCGCGATTTTTGTGGTGGTGATGAATTCCCTGAACAGTTTGGGTCTGATCTGGTACAACATCACAGAACTTTGGGTCAGTCTTGGCCGTCTCAATGAAGTGTTGATGCAGGAGACAGAGAACACCAACATGCTTGAACTTGTGAATAATTTCACCACGGATAAAATTACCCTTAAGAATTTGCATTTCAAGTACAGCGGTTCCCAGGATGATTATACGATCAAGAATATCAACCTGGAAGTAAACAAGGGAGAATCCATTGGTATTGTTGGAAGAAATGGTTCCGGTAAAACGACCCTCGTAAAATTGCTGGTGAATCTCTATCCGGATTATGAAGGAGAGATTCTTGTTGACCAGCATGAATTAAGAAGAATAAACCCAACCGCATTACGTTCCAAAGTCTTTTTATTCCCTCAGGATATTTATATTTTCTCCGGGACGATAAAAGAGAATATTCAATTCGGTAATCTGGATGCGGATCTTGACGCGATTATTCAGGCCGCGAAGCTTGCGAACCTGCACGATTATGTGAAGAGTTTATACCTTGGTTATAATCACAAAGTAGGGGATACGGGTGGAAATTTATCAGGCGGACAAAAACTTAAAATCGGCTTTGCGCGTTTGTTCCTGAGTAATCCGGATGTGATTATCCTCGATGAAGCCAGCAGTATGCTGGATATTGAGTCGGAGACTATCATCATGAACAATATCCGGACTCATTTCAAAGGGAAGACGATCATTTCCATCGCCCACCGTTTGAACACGCTGAAGAATGCCGACCGCGTTTGGGTGCTTGAACAGGGTGAGATCGTTGAAGATGGACACCACGATGAGCTGATAAAACTTGAAGGGTTGTATTATAAATTTATGAAGACGTATGTCGACTATTGA
- the ccsA gene encoding cytochrome c biogenesis protein CcsA, with translation MKRISGVLFSSKTMVVLLIALAVAMASGTFLEDKYDTVTARVLIYNSWWFELMFLLLALNFIGHIKPFHMFRRERVGGVIFHLAFIVMILGAGVTRYFGYEGNMHIREGESSNILYSSDPFMMISVKEKDGMHEKIIPVNFSPYLKNKFQATIDAEGKGKISVECKGYIANAVEKVEENSEGGTDLLELVVASETGRKKEFIPSGESLKIGQITIAFNSDKFPGAIRVNEKDGMLTLISPFEITQSNMAEKTSVTIPSDSTAEFVKGRLYNVQDAVFFFANNYHRATRKLVSSDGEETGSDALDLAISDGAKTENVQLLFSPDQVAEYSTFKVDGFPINIAYGKKEIKLPFSIFLKKFILERYAGSESPSSYASEVMVVDSRTGIKLNHRIFMNNVLDYDQFRFFQSSYDQDEKGTILSVNHDFWGTWISYIGYILLTLGFIITLFNRRSRFLTLRHNIAILRRSRKAILPLFALLALSTTVFGEEKVLPVVNAEHAEKFGHLVTQTIDGRFEPVNSLAYDVLHKITRKDKFFIEERGEMDAMQVFMDMMLNPEFWKKQKLVYIKEQSVRDLIGINTKTASFLDFFDEKSQYKLQSYAESAFRKKPVERNNFDKEIIKVDERMNVFMMVFQVNILKIFPEQNSPNNKWVSWDEKAANVPLQGVVKVINQDLQLPVLNYNNLMREYFREVLKSMESGDYTRPEKILVYISGIQRQGKDAGLLPSESKINLEIYYNKAQIFIVLRNVYSVLSLVLLLLAFIDNVKTKKSKLITVMLNVSIFLLGLAFLYHTFGMALRSYLLGYAPWSNGYEALLLVAWGTLLAGFSFIRYSKITLAATSLLAFFILMTASHSSYDPQLTNLTPVLKSYWLIIHVAVLTISYGFLGLGFVLGIMNLFLYIFKTKENHKRLDMLILELTHINEMNMTIGIVLATVGTFLGGVWANESWGRYWGWDAKETWALIIVITYTLLLHLRFIPKLSGKYLFNVASVLSYGSVLMTFFGVNYFLSKGMHSYGAGDHAIFPVWAWIAIFSIVLLMVIAKIRDSRIHNHIDSNTH, from the coding sequence ATGAAACGTATTTCAGGTGTTTTGTTTTCCTCGAAGACAATGGTTGTGTTGCTGATCGCGCTTGCGGTGGCTATGGCATCCGGAACATTTCTGGAGGACAAATACGATACAGTAACAGCAAGAGTATTGATTTATAACTCATGGTGGTTTGAACTCATGTTTTTATTGCTTGCATTAAACTTTATAGGCCATATTAAACCATTTCACATGTTTCGCAGAGAGCGGGTTGGTGGAGTGATCTTTCACCTCGCTTTTATTGTGATGATACTTGGGGCAGGTGTAACGAGGTATTTTGGCTATGAAGGTAATATGCACATTCGTGAAGGTGAATCTTCCAATATCCTCTACAGTTCGGATCCGTTCATGATGATATCTGTGAAAGAGAAAGATGGAATGCATGAGAAAATAATCCCGGTGAATTTTAGTCCGTATCTGAAAAATAAATTCCAGGCTACTATCGATGCTGAAGGGAAAGGAAAAATTTCTGTTGAATGCAAAGGTTATATCGCCAATGCTGTTGAGAAGGTTGAGGAGAATTCAGAAGGAGGAACTGATTTGCTGGAATTGGTGGTAGCATCTGAAACCGGTCGTAAGAAAGAATTTATTCCAAGTGGTGAATCCTTGAAGATCGGTCAGATTACGATTGCATTTAATAGCGACAAGTTTCCCGGTGCAATCAGGGTGAATGAGAAGGATGGTATGCTGACATTAATTTCTCCCTTTGAAATCACACAATCAAACATGGCTGAAAAGACCAGTGTGACCATTCCTTCGGATTCTACAGCTGAATTTGTCAAAGGCAGATTGTACAATGTGCAGGACGCGGTTTTCTTTTTTGCAAACAATTACCATAGAGCTACTCGTAAACTCGTGAGTTCAGATGGTGAAGAAACCGGTTCTGATGCTTTGGATCTGGCTATATCAGACGGCGCGAAGACGGAAAATGTTCAGCTCTTGTTTTCTCCTGACCAGGTTGCTGAATATTCAACTTTCAAAGTGGATGGCTTTCCGATAAATATCGCTTATGGAAAAAAGGAAATCAAACTTCCGTTCTCCATATTCCTGAAGAAGTTCATCCTGGAGCGTTACGCGGGATCTGAAAGTCCTTCATCGTATGCCAGCGAAGTGATGGTTGTAGACAGCAGAACAGGAATAAAACTGAACCATCGTATTTTCATGAACAATGTGTTGGACTATGATCAATTCCGTTTTTTTCAATCTTCGTATGATCAAGATGAAAAGGGAACGATTCTTTCCGTAAATCATGATTTTTGGGGCACATGGATTTCCTACATAGGTTACATTTTGCTTACCCTGGGATTCATCATTACACTCTTCAATCGTCGTTCACGATTCCTTACTCTCAGACACAATATCGCGATTCTTCGCAGAAGCAGAAAAGCGATTTTGCCTTTGTTTGCTTTGCTTGCACTGAGCACAACTGTGTTTGGAGAAGAGAAAGTATTGCCCGTTGTCAACGCGGAGCATGCTGAAAAATTTGGACATCTGGTTACTCAGACCATTGATGGACGATTTGAACCGGTGAATTCTCTTGCTTACGATGTCCTGCATAAAATTACCCGAAAGGATAAGTTTTTTATTGAAGAAAGAGGGGAGATGGATGCCATGCAGGTATTCATGGACATGATGCTGAATCCGGAATTCTGGAAAAAGCAGAAACTAGTCTACATCAAAGAACAATCTGTCAGGGATTTGATTGGAATTAATACCAAAACCGCTTCATTCCTGGATTTCTTTGATGAAAAATCACAATACAAATTGCAGAGTTACGCTGAATCTGCGTTCCGGAAGAAACCTGTTGAACGAAATAATTTCGACAAGGAAATAATTAAAGTGGATGAACGCATGAATGTGTTCATGATGGTTTTTCAGGTAAATATTCTGAAGATTTTTCCTGAACAGAATTCGCCGAATAATAAGTGGGTGAGTTGGGATGAAAAAGCCGCGAATGTACCACTGCAGGGAGTTGTGAAAGTAATCAACCAGGATTTGCAATTGCCAGTTCTTAATTACAACAACCTGATGCGGGAATATTTCAGGGAAGTTTTGAAAAGTATGGAGTCGGGTGATTATACACGTCCGGAAAAGATTCTTGTTTATATCTCAGGAATTCAGCGCCAGGGAAAAGACGCCGGTTTGTTGCCTTCTGAAAGTAAAATCAACCTCGAAATATATTACAACAAAGCCCAGATTTTTATTGTGCTGCGTAATGTTTATTCTGTACTCAGCCTTGTGCTCTTGTTGCTTGCCTTTATTGACAATGTAAAAACCAAAAAAAGCAAACTGATCACTGTGATGCTGAATGTAAGCATCTTCCTGCTCGGGTTGGCATTTTTGTATCACACCTTCGGAATGGCGCTGAGATCTTATCTTCTGGGATACGCGCCATGGAGCAATGGTTACGAAGCTTTGTTGTTGGTCGCCTGGGGAACATTGCTGGCCGGGTTCAGCTTTATCCGTTATTCCAAGATCACACTGGCAGCTACATCCTTATTGGCATTTTTTATATTGATGACAGCAAGTCACAGCAGTTATGATCCGCAACTTACAAATCTCACACCTGTATTGAAATCGTACTGGTTGATTATTCACGTGGCAGTGCTTACCATTAGTTATGGATTTCTCGGTTTAGGATTTGTATTGGGGATCATGAATCTTTTCCTCTATATTTTTAAAACAAAAGAGAACCACAAACGACTGGATATGCTTATTCTCGAATTAACACATATCAACGAGATGAACATGACTATAGGAATTGTGCTCGCGACAGTCGGTACTTTTCTTGGAGGTGTTTGGGCGAATGAATCCTGGGGAAGGTATTGGGGATGGGACGCGAAAGAAACCTGGGCTTTGATCATTGTCATCACTTATACCTTATTGTTGCACTTACGATTCATTCCTAAATTAAGCGGAAAATATCTCTTTAATGTTGCCTCAGTACTAAGTTATGGAAGTGTACTGATGACATTTTTCGGAGTGAATTATTTTCTCTCAAAAGGAATGCATAGTTATGGTGCAGGTGATCATGCAATATTCCCGGTTTGGGCCTGGATCGCGATTTTCTCTATAGTTCTATTAATGGTTATCGCGAAAATCCGGGATTCAAGAATTCACAATCACATAGATTCAAATACACATTGA
- a CDS encoding OB-fold nucleic acid binding domain-containing protein, with amino-acid sequence MKILQSLLLVLVLLITGAVFAQESPRYYKHKVVLDSVLQTKNYTYLKVKEVIDGKDSSLWLALPLVEPTVGMNYYYESGLQMGEFQSKELNRTFSDILFLGGLSTSPEFSSKTIIPVPVTAADTVPMDTTPVVKHTVVVKEVLQTSGYSYLRVMEGDKEEWLAIVKIPAKVGQVYTYDDAAPMTNFFSKELNRNFKEILFLAKLTLKKEEEEGKNTSGHASDSRKTSVKAVPEHGIKIEAIPGGTSIADLYNGKQDFRGKSVKVKGQVVKFSSDIMGRNWIHLQDGTQFSGKFDLTVTSDQFAKEGDVITIEGIVDLDKDFGSGYFFEVIVEKAKVVK; translated from the coding sequence ATGAAAATTCTTCAGAGTCTCCTGCTTGTTTTGGTTTTGTTGATCACCGGTGCTGTATTTGCACAGGAGTCTCCGCGTTATTACAAACACAAAGTAGTTCTTGATTCCGTTTTGCAGACAAAGAACTACACTTACCTGAAAGTAAAAGAAGTAATAGACGGAAAGGATTCTTCATTGTGGCTTGCATTGCCTTTGGTAGAGCCAACTGTAGGGATGAACTACTACTATGAAAGTGGTCTGCAAATGGGAGAATTTCAAAGTAAAGAACTGAACCGAACCTTTAGTGACATCTTATTTCTTGGTGGATTGAGCACCAGCCCTGAATTTTCAAGCAAAACAATTATTCCTGTTCCTGTTACTGCAGCGGATACCGTTCCGATGGATACTACCCCGGTTGTGAAACATACCGTTGTTGTGAAGGAGGTGCTTCAAACAAGCGGCTATTCATATTTGAGAGTTATGGAAGGGGATAAAGAGGAATGGCTGGCCATTGTAAAAATTCCGGCGAAAGTCGGACAGGTTTATACCTATGATGACGCGGCTCCCATGACTAATTTTTTCAGCAAGGAGCTGAACAGAAATTTCAAGGAGATTTTATTTCTCGCGAAACTGACTTTGAAAAAAGAAGAAGAAGAAGGGAAAAATACATCAGGACATGCGAGTGATTCGAGAAAGACTTCAGTGAAAGCTGTTCCTGAGCATGGTATCAAAATAGAAGCGATCCCGGGTGGGACAAGTATCGCGGATTTGTATAACGGCAAACAAGACTTTCGGGGAAAAAGTGTAAAGGTAAAAGGACAGGTTGTGAAATTCAGTTCCGACATCATGGGAAGAAACTGGATTCACCTGCAGGATGGCACACAGTTTTCCGGCAAGTTTGATTTGACAGTCACTTCTGATCAATTTGCAAAAGAAGGAGACGTTATCACGATTGAAGGAATTGTGGATCTGGATAAAGATTTTGGCTCCGGATATTTTTTCGAAGTGATTGTGGAGAAGGCGAAAGTGGTGAAATGA
- a CDS encoding SH3-like domain-containing protein, producing the protein MKNIVFLAILISFFTACQSDQQSGQSATKSGVHMAVVKEVLQTNQYTYLNVMEDGKEAWLALPKMQATAGETYYYKDGLVMKNFVSKELNKTFDEILFLDNISSSPEIAEKTETPAMQEEANVSTGGMSDAAPVTSEEAVPSAMHTVVVKEVLQTNQYTYLRAAEGGKDIWLAVTKMEASIGDTYYFQGGLKMTAFASKELKRTFDEVYFVDNLSKHPGATTAVAEVNTQNKQAVSTGSSVQPEKKEVSVKHDKDDITIASLYENKAKYAGKSIKVKGQVTKFNSGIMKKNWIHLQDGTDFSGKFDLVVTTDQEVKVGDKITVEGTITLDKDFGFGYYYEVLMEDVKISK; encoded by the coding sequence ATGAAAAATATAGTATTCTTAGCGATTCTGATTTCCTTTTTCACCGCTTGTCAATCTGATCAACAGTCAGGCCAATCCGCCACGAAATCAGGTGTACACATGGCAGTGGTAAAAGAAGTTTTGCAAACCAATCAATATACTTACCTGAATGTGATGGAAGATGGAAAGGAAGCCTGGCTTGCTTTACCAAAAATGCAGGCGACTGCCGGCGAGACGTACTATTACAAAGATGGTTTAGTAATGAAAAATTTTGTGAGTAAAGAGCTGAACAAAACCTTTGACGAAATCCTGTTTCTGGATAATATCAGTAGCAGTCCGGAAATAGCTGAGAAGACTGAAACCCCGGCAATGCAAGAAGAAGCAAATGTTTCAACCGGCGGAATGTCGGATGCGGCACCTGTAACTTCAGAAGAAGCTGTTCCTTCGGCGATGCATACCGTCGTTGTAAAAGAAGTATTACAGACTAATCAGTATACGTATTTAAGGGCAGCAGAAGGCGGTAAAGACATTTGGCTTGCTGTGACCAAGATGGAAGCTTCAATTGGCGATACGTATTATTTCCAGGGTGGATTGAAAATGACTGCATTTGCAAGTAAGGAGTTGAAAAGAACTTTCGATGAAGTATATTTTGTTGACAATCTTTCCAAGCATCCGGGTGCGACTACCGCTGTGGCAGAAGTAAACACGCAAAATAAACAAGCTGTTTCAACCGGTTCATCTGTTCAACCTGAAAAGAAGGAAGTGAGTGTTAAACACGATAAAGACGATATCACGATTGCAAGTCTTTATGAGAACAAAGCGAAATATGCCGGGAAATCCATCAAAGTAAAAGGACAGGTTACAAAATTCAATTCCGGAATCATGAAGAAGAACTGGATCCATTTGCAGGATGGAACTGATTTTTCAGGAAAGTTTGATTTAGTTGTCACAACTGACCAGGAGGTCAAAGTCGGGGATAAGATTACAGTTGAAGGAACGATTACTCTTGACAAAGATTTTGGCTTCGGATATTACTATGAAGTATTGATGGAAGATGTCAAAATAAGTAAATGA
- a CDS encoding cytochrome c3 family protein: MKRLFVILAILLSGIQPKVAGQITSVTNSCLDCHGKLTEKKVVHKPVMYECDKCHQSNGEVHPKEDVEGFKLVKDVPALCFSCHEEKNIMKEVVHSPLKEGDCFSCHDVHSSKNEGLLSAKPPGLCYSCHNDLQTSVEAAAVQHGALKDNKSCVSCHSPHSSPEKRMIISPEPDICLSCHDKPIASGDRIIKDMKKMITKSKYVHGAIENNGCSVCHSPHYSENKNLLVKSFPAGNYAAAQKLNYALCLDCHESSLYEEAETSEATGFRNGEKNMHFLHVNKEKGRNCVNCHDVHASNNLFLIADQVKFGEWEMPIKFVKLPKGGSCAPGCHSEKSYVR, encoded by the coding sequence ATGAAACGACTGTTTGTAATTCTGGCAATACTTTTATCAGGTATTCAACCAAAAGTTGCCGGGCAAATTACGTCTGTGACCAATAGTTGCCTGGACTGTCATGGGAAGTTAACAGAGAAGAAGGTTGTGCACAAGCCGGTGATGTACGAATGTGATAAGTGCCATCAGAGCAATGGTGAGGTGCATCCGAAGGAAGATGTGGAAGGCTTTAAACTGGTGAAAGATGTCCCTGCCTTGTGTTTTTCTTGTCATGAAGAAAAAAATATTATGAAAGAAGTGGTACATTCTCCGTTAAAAGAGGGGGATTGTTTTTCCTGTCATGATGTACACAGTTCAAAGAATGAGGGCCTCCTGTCCGCAAAACCTCCGGGCTTGTGTTATTCCTGTCACAATGATTTACAAACATCAGTTGAAGCAGCCGCGGTTCAACATGGAGCTCTGAAGGATAATAAATCATGTGTGAGCTGTCATTCACCACATTCTTCACCGGAAAAGAGAATGATTATTTCACCGGAACCGGATATCTGTTTGTCCTGTCATGATAAGCCTATTGCTTCCGGTGACCGGATTATTAAGGACATGAAAAAGATGATCACAAAGAGTAAATACGTTCATGGTGCGATTGAAAATAACGGTTGTTCTGTTTGCCATAGTCCGCATTATTCTGAAAATAAAAATTTACTCGTTAAATCATTTCCTGCCGGCAATTACGCGGCAGCTCAGAAGCTGAATTATGCACTTTGCCTTGATTGCCATGAAAGTTCTTTGTATGAAGAAGCTGAGACTTCAGAGGCTACCGGTTTCAGGAACGGAGAGAAGAATATGCATTTCCTGCATGTAAACAAGGAGAAGGGAAGAAATTGTGTGAATTGTCATGACGTGCATGCGTCCAATAATCTATTTCTCATCGCGGACCAGGTAAAATTCGGTGAATGGGAAATGCCGATAAAATTTGTGAAACTTCCTAAAGGTGGCAGTTGCGCTCCCGGCTGTCATAGTGAAAAGAGCTACGTTAGGTAA
- a CDS encoding tetratricopeptide repeat protein: MLPRFFIGIMFISFSVFAACNSEQERKIPDAPAVEQPVNDFALLEEELSKDTSNIEMRTMLATRYYSSGDLIKAAYHFLKIYNQDPKNYAALTNLGNIYYDSQQDTKAIEFYEKALAIDPADINIRCDLATCYSNVNKMKKAIQILEENIRIDARHSKSHHNLSVILRKNGDIERADKELAIYKSLSGNAQ, from the coding sequence ATGTTACCCAGATTCTTTATTGGAATAATGTTTATTTCATTTTCTGTTTTCGCTGCATGCAATTCCGAACAGGAAAGAAAAATTCCGGACGCTCCGGCGGTTGAGCAACCCGTCAATGATTTTGCACTCCTGGAAGAGGAGCTAAGCAAGGATACTTCAAATATTGAAATGAGAACCATGCTGGCTACGAGATATTATTCATCAGGAGATCTGATTAAAGCTGCCTATCATTTCTTGAAAATATATAACCAGGATCCAAAGAATTATGCAGCCTTAACCAACCTCGGTAATATTTATTACGATAGTCAGCAGGATACCAAAGCTATTGAGTTCTATGAAAAAGCACTGGCGATTGATCCTGCCGATATCAATATCCGTTGCGATCTGGCAACCTGTTATTCCAATGTCAATAAAATGAAAAAGGCGATACAGATCCTTGAAGAAAATATTCGAATCGATGCCCGCCATAGTAAGTCTCATCATAATCTCTCTGTTATCCTCAGGAAAAATGGCGATATCGAGAGAGCGGATAAGGAGTTGGCTATTTATAAATCGCTTTCCGGAAATGCTCAGTAA